A single window of Hylaeus volcanicus isolate JK05 chromosome 8, UHH_iyHylVolc1.0_haploid, whole genome shotgun sequence DNA harbors:
- the LOC128880966 gene encoding outer mitochondrial transmembrane helix translocase — MNVADGVGYSRSEVFVLVARVSFVAAVGFFSMKWIMNQLDPTNNAKRKAKKKAREQLRKLAKTDNLLWSVDMDQLTDYEMMIANHIVDPTDIRVSWENIAGLENVIQELKETVILPIQRKELFEDSQLTQAPKGILLHGPPGCGKTMIAKATAKETKTCFINLDVSILTDKWYGESQKLTSAVFSLAVKLQPCIIFIDEIDSFLRARNSQDHEATAMMKAQFMSLWDGLITDPSCTVIIMGATNRPQDLDRAILRRMPATFHIGLPNESQRMQVLKLILQHEPIAENVDIAKIAKMTENFSGSDLQELCRNASVYRVRDYLRTHTQDTYIGTDDEEYHDAVRPITMEDLLTSYKKMKTSKIHTGTLGIAKLELD; from the exons ATGAATGTTGCGGATGGGGTTGGATATTCACGATCGGAGGTATTTGTGCTTGTGGCAAGAGTATCCTTTGTTGCGGCCGTTGGATTTTTTAGTATGAAATGGATTATGAATCAATTGGATCCAACGAataatgcaaaaagaaaagctAAGAAAAAG gcCCGTGAACAGTTACGGAAACTGGCCAAAACGGATAATCTTTTATGGTCAGTGGACATGGACCAATTGACAGATTATGAAATGATGATAGCAAATCATATAGTGGATCCTACAGATATTCGAGTGTCAtgggaaaatattgcaggtcttgaaaatgttattcaaGAACTTAAAGAAACAGTGATATTACCTATACAGAGGAAAGAGTTGTTTGAAGACTCTCAGTTAACCCAAGCACCAAAA GGGATATTGTTACATGGTCCACCAGGTTGTGGTAAAACGATGATTGCTAAAGCAACCGCCAAAGAAACTAAAACGTGCTTTATTAACTTAGATGTAAGCATTTTAACTGATAAATGGTACGGTGAAAGTCAAAAGTTAACTTCAGCAGTCTTTTCGCTTGCTGTAAAGCTTCAACCATGCATCATCTTTATTGATGAGATCG ACTCATTCTTAAGAGCACGAAATTCACAAGATCATGAAGCAACTGCAATGATGAAAGCACAGTTTATGTCTCTTTGGGATGGATTAATTACGGATCCTTCttgtacagtaataataatgggTGCTACCAATAGGCCACAGGACTTGGATAGAGCTATTCTTAGACGTATGCCAGCTACCTTTCACATTGGTTTACCg aatgaGTCACAACGAATGCAAgttttgaaattgatattacaGCATGAACCAATAGCTGAAAATGTGGATATAGCAAAAATAGCAAAAATGACGGAAAATTTTTCTGGTTCAGATTTACAAGAACTTTGTAGGAATGCATCTGTTTATCGCGTTCGAGACTACTTACGCACTCATACACA AGATACATACATCGGTACCGACGATGAAGAATATCATGATGCTGTAAGACCTATTACTATGGAAGACCTTCTCACATCGTACAAGAAGATGAAAACGTCTAAGATACATACCGGTACTCTGGGTATTGCTAAATTAGAGTTAGATTAA
- the LOC128880968 gene encoding uncharacterized protein LOC128880968 produces MTVMNAIASVVCLSLLYMVIGTDAISCYQCSSDTDPKGEDVCGAYEKFDKSKNFAVDCMSEESHMPGTFCVKITHQSPRGFIWDGRWRQVIRRCASVSSTGVTGVCNWGVYENGVYWEECSCSEDACNEATTLPPLSITILLLIGISTIILSLQ; encoded by the exons ATGACAGTCATGAACGCAATCGCGAGTGTTGTTTGTTTATCGTTGTTGTACATGGTGATAG gTACCGACGCGATTAGCTGCTATCAATGCAGCAGCGACACCGATCCTAAGGGTGAAGATGTATGTGGGGCTTACGAGAAATTTGACAAATCAAAGAATTTTGCCGTCGACTGCATGAGCGAAGAGTCTCATATGCCTGGCACGTTCTGCGTAAAAATAACGCATCAAAGTCCTCGTGGATTCATTT GGGACGGTAGATGGCGACAGGTGATCCGACGATGTGCGTCCGTATCCAGTACCGGAGTCACTGGTGTTTGTAATTGGGGGGTTTACGAAAACGGGGTATATTGGGAAGAGTGTTCCTGCTCGGAGGATGCTTGTAACGAAGCAACAACGTTACCCCCATTATCGATAACAATCCTGTTACTGATTGGTATTTCAACGATTATATTATCGTTACAATAA